From the genome of Candidatus Electrothrix communis, one region includes:
- the pstA gene encoding phosphate ABC transporter permease PstA, producing MERAERNLIRRRRKEDRFRRLSFSAVMLSLGFLVLLFASIISNGWSAFLRTDILLDVHFDREVLDVNSLVKANYGKLVKQAMRDVLPDVTSRRDKREMYRLVSSGAAYTLQKMVTADPALIGKTVSLWLPADDLADMLMKGRIDRDTPESERAMSDKQMQWIDQLIAQGRLERHFNTTFFQAGDSREPELAGIRGAVMGSLFTLLVTLVLSFPVAVASAIYLEEFAPKNRWTDLVEVNINNLAAVPSIVFGLLGLAVFLNFFGMPRSSPLVGGLVLSLMTLPTIIIASRASLQAVPPSIREAALGVGASKMQTVFHHVLPLAMPGMMTGTIIGLSRALGETAPLLMIGMVAFIVDVPASITDPATGLPVQIFLWADSPERAFVERTSAAILVLLTVLISMNGLAVYLRMKFERRW from the coding sequence ATGGAACGCGCTGAACGCAATCTGATCCGTCGTCGGCGGAAAGAGGATCGTTTTCGCAGATTGAGCTTTTCCGCCGTGATGCTGAGTCTCGGCTTTCTGGTGCTTCTGTTCGCCTCGATTATCTCCAATGGCTGGTCAGCCTTTCTCCGTACCGATATCCTGCTGGATGTTCATTTTGACCGCGAGGTTTTGGATGTCAACAGTCTGGTAAAGGCGAATTACGGCAAGCTGGTCAAGCAGGCTATGAGAGATGTCTTGCCTGATGTTACGTCACGACGGGATAAACGGGAAATGTACAGGCTGGTCAGCTCCGGTGCCGCATATACATTGCAGAAAATGGTGACGGCTGATCCGGCCTTGATCGGGAAGACCGTCTCTCTGTGGCTACCTGCCGATGATCTGGCCGACATGCTGATGAAGGGCAGAATCGACAGAGATACCCCGGAGTCGGAGCGTGCCATGTCGGATAAGCAGATGCAGTGGATTGATCAGCTTATCGCGCAGGGGCGGCTGGAGCGGCATTTTAACACCACCTTTTTTCAGGCCGGTGATTCACGGGAGCCGGAGCTGGCCGGTATCAGAGGAGCGGTGATGGGTTCCCTCTTTACCCTGCTGGTGACCTTGGTGCTTTCCTTTCCTGTCGCTGTCGCCTCTGCTATCTATCTGGAAGAGTTTGCCCCGAAAAACAGGTGGACCGATCTGGTCGAGGTGAATATCAATAATCTGGCCGCAGTGCCCTCCATTGTCTTCGGCCTGTTGGGACTGGCCGTGTTCCTGAACTTTTTCGGTATGCCCCGCTCGTCGCCCCTGGTCGGCGGGTTAGTTCTCTCTCTGATGACCCTGCCCACGATTATTATCGCCAGCCGGGCTTCGTTACAGGCGGTGCCGCCTTCCATTCGCGAGGCTGCTCTCGGTGTGGGCGCATCCAAGATGCAGACGGTGTTCCACCATGTTCTTCCTCTGGCCATGCCCGGCATGATGACCGGAACCATTATCGGCCTGTCTCGGGCTTTGGGCGAAACCGCCCCCCTGCTGATGATCGGCATGGTCGCCTTTATTGTCGATGTGCCGGCCAGTATCACGGACCCGGCCACCGGTTTGCCGGTGCAGATCTTTCTCTGGGCCGATTCACCGGAACGCGCCTTTGTCGAGCGCACATCCGCTGCCATTCTCGTGCTGTTAACGGTCCTGATCTCCATGAATGGGCTGGCTGTGTATCTGCGGATGAAATTTGAACGGCGGTGGTAA
- the pstC gene encoding phosphate ABC transporter permease subunit PstC — MLLFYIPAALLILSSLAYRQGRDKAFALNYKAREGRNSRLHSRPTYYGLLTAFWCGIPGLLLYLFWLTASDWGLTGFVLRTLPADMRNLSGDQLNLLLNDLQNLVAGHVAVSDIDPAMQAAADFYHRLEFISSVALALVILTASIVAFAVVYRRIQPALRARNHVERIIRYALIACSTLAIFCTIGIVLSVLFESIRFFQQIPVADFLFGLKWSPQMAMRADQAGSSGSFGAIPVMAGTFMITAIAMLVAVPVGLLSAVYLSEYAGNTFRAVVKPLLEILAGIPTVVYGFFAALVVSPFIRQTGTLIGLDVSSESALAAGLVMGIMIIPFISSLSDDVINAVPQSLRDGSYGLGATKNETVMQVVLPAALPGIVGGVLLAVSRAIGETMIVVMAAGLSARLTANPLEAVTTVTVQIVTLLVGDQEFDSPKTMAAFALGLLLFIVTLILNVIALYIVRKYREEYE; from the coding sequence TATAAAGCAAGGGAAGGACGCAACAGCAGGCTGCATTCCAGGCCGACCTATTACGGGCTGTTGACCGCCTTCTGGTGCGGTATTCCCGGACTGCTGCTCTACCTGTTCTGGCTGACAGCTTCGGACTGGGGTCTGACCGGCTTTGTGCTGCGCACTCTGCCTGCGGATATGCGGAACCTGTCAGGGGATCAGCTCAACCTGCTCCTCAATGACCTGCAAAACCTTGTTGCAGGCCATGTCGCTGTCAGCGATATTGACCCGGCCATGCAGGCCGCAGCTGATTTTTATCACCGCTTGGAGTTCATCAGCTCTGTGGCCCTAGCCTTGGTAATCCTGACGGCTTCCATTGTGGCCTTTGCCGTGGTTTATCGCCGGATTCAGCCTGCCTTACGTGCCCGCAATCATGTGGAGCGCATTATTCGTTATGCCCTCATCGCCTGCTCCACCCTGGCTATCTTCTGCACAATCGGCATTGTTCTCTCGGTCCTTTTTGAATCCATCCGCTTTTTTCAGCAGATCCCCGTGGCTGATTTTCTTTTCGGGCTCAAGTGGAGTCCCCAGATGGCCATGCGGGCCGATCAGGCCGGGAGTTCCGGCAGTTTTGGGGCCATACCGGTTATGGCGGGAACCTTCATGATTACCGCTATTGCCATGTTGGTGGCCGTGCCGGTGGGCCTGCTTTCAGCGGTCTATTTATCAGAGTACGCTGGCAATACCTTTCGGGCTGTGGTGAAGCCTCTCTTGGAGATTCTGGCCGGGATTCCCACCGTGGTGTACGGCTTCTTTGCCGCCCTTGTTGTATCGCCCTTTATTCGCCAGACAGGAACGCTGATCGGGCTTGATGTGTCCTCGGAAAGCGCCTTGGCAGCGGGCTTAGTTATGGGGATTATGATTATTCCCTTTATTTCCTCTCTTTCCGATGACGTAATCAATGCTGTGCCCCAGTCCTTGCGGGATGGCTCCTACGGATTGGGCGCGACCAAGAACGAGACGGTGATGCAGGTGGTGCTGCCTGCTGCTCTGCCCGGTATTGTCGGCGGAGTGCTGCTCGCGGTTTCACGGGCAATCGGCGAAACCATGATCGTGGTCATGGCTGCCGGGCTTTCCGCTCGCCTCACGGCAAATCCTCTTGAAGCGGTGACCACGGTGACCGTGCAAATCGTGACCCTGCTGGTCGGGGATCAGGAATTTGACAGCCCCAAGACCATGGCCGCCTTTGCCCTGGGGCTTCTGCTCTTTATCGTGACCTTGATCCTGAATGTCATAGCCCTGTATATTGTTCGGAAATATCGGGAAGAGTATGAGTAG